A section of the Terriglobales bacterium genome encodes:
- a CDS encoding long-chain fatty acid--CoA ligase, whose protein sequence is ARAAQPQDLATIMYTSGTTGRSKGVMLTHENLCSNLDRSNQDFEMGPADLCISYLPLSHITARHLDYWLFQDGVTIAYCPNVDELHRTMLETRPTLFVGVPRVYEKIYNAVQHAAGNGFKRSLYNWAVKVGAAHRDQVVAGKIPGGPAWKLADLILYSRVRQAFGGRVRAYISGGAPLGKELSEWYASVGIPIYEGYGLTETSPVIAINVPGALKLGTVGRPLPNVECKIAADGEILVRGKSIFQAYWNRPEETREAFLDGWFKTGDIGTLDPDGFLTITDRKKDLIKTSGGKFIAPQPLEAALKANVMVEQAVVIGDRRKFSVVVMVPHFPLLEDWARVNNVKFGSREELIAAEPVRALYDAVVGELNQGLAQFETIKRVLLVPEDFTIAGGELTPTMKLRRRVVEEKYKERIDALYREAEAAYRSEAGSLK, encoded by the coding sequence CGCGCGCGCCGCCCAGCCCCAGGACCTGGCCACCATCATGTACACCTCGGGCACCACCGGCCGCTCCAAGGGCGTCATGCTCACCCACGAGAACCTGTGCAGCAACCTCGACCGGTCGAACCAGGACTTCGAGATGGGCCCCGCGGACCTCTGCATCTCCTACCTTCCCCTCTCGCATATCACCGCCCGCCACCTCGACTACTGGCTCTTCCAGGACGGCGTCACCATCGCCTATTGCCCCAACGTGGACGAGCTGCACCGCACCATGCTGGAGACCCGCCCCACCCTCTTCGTGGGCGTCCCTCGTGTCTACGAGAAGATCTACAACGCGGTGCAGCACGCCGCCGGGAACGGCTTCAAGCGCTCGCTCTACAACTGGGCGGTCAAGGTGGGCGCCGCCCATCGCGACCAGGTCGTGGCCGGCAAGATCCCCGGCGGGCCCGCCTGGAAGCTGGCCGACCTGATCCTGTACTCGCGCGTGCGCCAGGCCTTCGGCGGGCGCGTGCGCGCCTACATCTCCGGGGGCGCACCCCTGGGCAAGGAGCTCTCGGAGTGGTATGCCTCGGTGGGCATCCCCATTTACGAGGGCTACGGGTTGACCGAGACCTCGCCCGTGATCGCCATCAACGTTCCCGGCGCGCTCAAGCTGGGTACCGTGGGCAGGCCCCTGCCCAACGTGGAGTGCAAGATCGCTGCCGACGGCGAGATCCTGGTGCGCGGCAAGTCCATCTTTCAGGCCTACTGGAACCGGCCCGAGGAGACCCGGGAGGCCTTCCTCGACGGCTGGTTCAAGACCGGCGACATCGGCACCCTCGACCCAGACGGCTTCCTCACCATCACCGACCGCAAGAAGGACCTGATCAAGACCTCAGGGGGGAAGTTCATCGCCCCGCAGCCCCTCGAGGCCGCGCTCAAGGCCAACGTGATGGTGGAGCAGGCGGTGGTCATCGGCGACCGCCGCAAGTTCTCGGTGGTGGTGATGGTGCCGCACTTCCCGCTGCTGGAGGACTGGGCGCGGGTCAACAACGTGAAGTTCGGCTCGCGCGAGGAATTGATCGCCGCCGAGCCCGTGCGCGCCCTCTACGACGCCGTCGTGGGCGAGCTCAACCAGGGTCTCGCCCAGTTCGAGACCATCAAGCGCGTGCTACTGGTGCCCGAGGATTTCACCATCGCCGGCGGCGAGCTGACCCCCACCATGAAGCTGCGCCGCCGGGTGGTGGAGGAGAAGTACAAGGAGCGCATCGACGCCCTCTACCGCGAGGCCGAGGCCGCCTACCGCTCCGAGGCCGGCAGCCTGAAATAG